Genomic DNA from Corylus avellana chromosome ca4, CavTom2PMs-1.0:
TCTTTTCTAATAGAAGTTTAATAATTATGTTCCTTTTACTTTTAAACATGTGGGTTGAATATATACATATGcacatatatatcaaaatataaataagagtGAGAGATAGCCTTAGGAAATAGTAAGgagcttttgatatataatatatgaattttttttttttttttttttttcagaaatagAACTTTGACTCTAGCTTTTTCCTAGTATGAAATATCTCTTAACAATATTGAAGCAGATGGCTAGGTGCAAGGAAATTTAGTCTAGTAATATTATAATCTTCTTTCtctgtacttatcaaaaaagaaaaagaaaagaaatcttctttctctttaatgTATGCTACCGGTTTCCTTCACATATCGTTTGATTGTTATTTTGCATGACACACTAATTCTTGGATGCAGAagcaagaaaatgaagaagtgGTAAGTAGTAAGTACCAAAATGGAGAGTTGAGCATGCACGGACTTCTCCTTGATCCGTAGGTGGtgcaatatataatatcacCACCAGAAAGATTCATGTTAATTGGTGCATATGTAAATATATGAAATAGTAGAATATGTATTCTTCTCATTCTTTCTGTTCATATGTTTGCTACACTGTAGAGGCCCTTTTCCACACGGAAATTTGAGATAATCTATGTAATGAATAAGAGATGACGCTTATTAAccgagaaaagaaaataataataagagaattaGAGCCGATGCTCAATTCTACTTCAATACGGTTGTTGGAGCTCAATTTACTCAACTTCATTCCATTGGTTTGAGTGTATGAAGTCTTGGAGTAGTAGCAAGGTTGGATATGGATGTATTAATTCAAATTGAATTGCGATATAACGTACTATTGCAATCCACTTGTGCATTTTATAGTCAACGTTAGACGCTTTGCTATATTGCAACATTAAGCATTAAATTAGATAGAATAGTATCAATTGAGCTTGTTTTACTGTCATGCGACAATCCACGACGATTTTAGATGGATAAATGAAGAGCACCTTCAAAGGCTATTAAAATTTCTTCATTCGTTATAGATGTAAAGGTGTACGCTGAGATTTCCCATTTGAATTGATAAATTCCTATGCTTTGATTCACTGAAATTGGTTTACACTATTTACTTCCGAAGTACATGGAACTATATTGTTTTATTCATCGGTTCTAAAGTAGCAAAATCTGAGTCTACACAAGGGTTCCACCCTTCACATACTCGGTGAAAGCGAGTGCAACCAAACCCAACATGGCAAACCTCCCATTCCACATCTCAGCATCTGAAGTCATGAACCCTTTTGACTTGGACTCCACGCTCACCCCTTTGAACAAAGGAATCAGAGATGCAAATGATAGCACAATGGTGGTTCCTACGAACCATGGGATCCCGCCGTTGGATATCTGAGCAAACACGTCCTGGCCCCTGGATAGCTCTACCGCCATTGCAGCAACGAAGCCAACCATGGCTAGCCTGCCGTTGATCCTCTCCGGTGCGGGCCCACTGAATGCCAACACGTCAGAGAACTTCGTGCTCACCTGCTCATACCAAAACACGTTGTCAAATCAAAATGTATGGTACAACGGTGTACAAATGGTTATATCCTACAGCACTAGAGTTATTTCTACCTTAGGTTTAAGTGGCGCCTGTGGTATCGGTGGTGGAGTAGCCGCAACAGGTGTTGGCTGCTCTTGCTTGTCTTCCTGTAAGCCAAGGAAATGGACGGTTAGGATCATTTCTTGCACTTGGTTAAGCTATAAcctgagaaaataataataataataagagaagctTGAGACTCTACGTACCTCTGCCATGGACCGCACACGCACGGTAGCATTCCTAGGCAAACGTCGCACATAAGTACTGGGAAGAAACTGGTTCACCCTAGACCCAGTGGCCAAACGGGTCACAGGGGTGGCCAAGTAGGATTGCATTGCAGCCGAAGTAATCATCATGAATGCTTAGTGGAACAAATGCTAAATTATGTAGTGGAGAAATGTGAACTTGGAACTAATGCCTATTTGTGAGTGTGGATATCGCACTTCCACGAGAGTACGAGTGCGTATATATAGTGTGCCAGGGCAGGCAGAGGGGTGGATATTTAGGATCCACGTCCTCCTATATACATTTTGAAAAGCTCATTGGTTCACGTGGGTTCGTTTGTCCACACATGATGCTGTAAGCGGCGTGGCCCTCAAAAGCACCGCTGCATTCCACTTTGTGAGTTTGTGGCCAAAATGGTTCCAAGCTTTCTCATTTCAACGGACTAGAACATTCCAGATTTTAcccctcacagattatgtggcTCAGTTTTCTGTTGTTGGCCAATGGGGGTAATTTTATCTAGAGTAGAGTTAATTGAATTCTTTCTCGAGGAAGCTGCTTCAGAGCCTTTAGAAGAACAAGCTGGTAATTAACTTTGTCGACTAATATCAGAATGTAAATCTCAACCAAACAAACATATACAATCAACATTTCAATAGGATTAGAGAGTAACAGTACCTTGCCAATATTCAAGATCTCGTTATCATGATTATGTCCGTAAACATTTGCAGTATCAACGATCCTTGTATAAATTGGGAAGATATCATAGAGTGTGACATAGTGAAAAACTAGGTAACCACAATAGAAGCATCTTGCTTATTCTTCTGACCAAAAAAGCATGTACGcttaagaaagataaaacttaaTTTcctaatttgataataattcaatggaGTTACTGTTTTAGCTAACAAactaaacacacacacacacacatatatatataaaagaaaaaatactagtagagaaagtaaatataatcttagtagcaatagtaaacctaatcttaataaagaaatgaaatcattaaagtaaatctaatcatattaaagaaaagaaataaagtcctaataaaaaaaatctacaaataaaatcctaatcaaataaaattaaatcataattctaaaatagaaaattaaatataattgaaaatcaatttgaatcatGACAAATAATTCCTTTTATACTTTCATTGTGTGAGAATGAGTAAAATTATGATTAAACGGCACtattctaatattatttttgacatttttcttattttcgttTTCACCGAAAATATATGTAAATGTCAtcctacatcagacacccccacttaaaaaaaaactcgtccttgagttttctttgggacatggcaCGCGTGGCTCCTTCGAAGAAATGTAGTTGGAGAAATCTACATAAATATCACCAAgacacaatttttcctttttgtctacTCCATAAAAATTCCTCCTACGATTTCTAGTTCTTGGATGCCAATTTTGGTGGTGATCATGATAAGTTGCACctgtggtggaggaggttgtAGTTGTTCTTCCACTGGTGTAGATGTTGGAACCAATGATTGTGGCTGCACATATTTTTTCTCTAACGGCAACTCCACTTTTTCGACCAAATTAATAGTCTCCACATCCTtttcaccataattaatattttcttcatagGCGGAGTGCCTCTGTGAAGATTTATATGAATATTGTTACGGACAGGTCGAATGTGATCGACTTATATCATCGTCAAAGAACTTGTCAACATAAGGAATCTAAACGGGTTTCACTTGGATGCCATTGTCATCCTAGGAATCATTGTCCCTCTAATTCCAAAGGGAACCCATCTGCATGCGTTCCAATGTCTCCCGCAATTGGCGCAACTTCTGTTGTACCATTTGCTAGAACTCTTGCAATTCGGCTCTCCAAACAATCTCTGATCGCTTAATGTATCGTTGGTAGTTGGATCTTAAAACATCTCTCTAACGAACGACTTTGTCATAGAAGTTATTATTGTAGTACAAGTTGGCAATCGAATTTGGATAGCGCCGGCTCGGATACCCCATGAATTCGGCTCTCGAAAGAGCCCCTCTCCTACAAGCGATGTTGTTGGAGAAGGTTGTCACCATTGCGCTGATTCGCCAttgatcaggataaagccttCTCTGATACTATCATATCTGACATAGCAGAAGACTAAGTAACCAGAATCAGAAGCGTCTGCGTCTTCaaaccaaaagataaaacaagcccacAAGCNNNNNNNNNNNNNNNNNNNNNNNNNNNNNNNNNNNNNNNNNNNNNNNNNNNNNNNNNNNNNNNNNNNNNNNNNNNNNNNNNNNNNNNNNNNNNNNNNNNNTTCAGATGTTTAGGGACCAGTGGCGATGCTGTCAAATGGAGGTTCAcattattttgtcaattttattaatgatttttcaagaaatgttTGGGTTTATTTTATGAGACACAAATCAAAGGTTTTCACCATCTTTAAGCAGTAGAAGGCACAGGTGGAAAATCAAACTCGAAGAAAACTGAAGTATCTGAGATTCGACAATGGGTTAGTGTACAAAGACACTGCATTCTTGGAATTCTGTAAAACATAAGGCATTACTCGTCACTTCACAATTAGAAAGACTCCACAACAAAACGAAGTTGCCAAAATTATGAACAGAACactgctgaaaaaaaaaaagaaaaagaacaaaaaaaaagagggtgaGATGCATGAGCTGGTTGAATGCAAGATTGCCTAAGAGTTTCTAGGTTGATGCAGTTAATTATGCTTGCTTAATCACCAACTGATCTCCATCCGTAGGTATTGATTCAAGGTTCCTAAAGAAGTATGGTTAGGTAAACCAATTGATTATTCTGTGTTGAGAATATTGGTCGTCCTACATAGGTTCATGTACAAAGTGGAGAACGGTCGAAATTAGATTCAAAGTTAAGAAAGtgtatttgttttggtttggaaTATGGTGTTAAAGGCTATAGGCTCTGTGATCCAATCTCAAAGAAAAAGATTCTTGGCAGAGACGTGGTGTTTGATGAGGTGGCCAGTATGTTAAGAAATGACAAGGATGAAGCATCGACTGACAACCAGAAAGGGAAACAGGTCAtagaggtggagcttgatgaacaacGTTCACTCATGGATGAATGTGATGAtgaagaatcttcaagagactcaCAACACCGATAAAAGTCATATTCTTTAGCTAGAGACAAAGATAACTGTGATCTAAAAGCACCGGAGAGGTATGGATTTGAGAACATGATTTCTTTTGCTCTGATAACTGGTAGTGGAGACTCATTGTCCGTTCTGAATAGCATGCCGAAAGAGGAGGAGTCACTACAGAATGGTAAAACTTGGGAATCAGTAGAATTGCTCGAGGGAAAGGAGCCTAAATGGTGCAAATCGGTCTATAGAAAGAAAGAGCCAACCATAAAAGTTGTTTGGCAAAGAGGATTGGCAGAGAAGCTTGGTATTATGTCTAAACTAgatcctatgctcaagttcaagagatGCTTGGACTTGAGTGTCACTTGTGGATTGTGATAGCCCATAGGGACTTGGGTGGAAGCATCTAAAAGAGGTTAGTATTGTTAGACTTAATGAAATTCAAGTTAAAGTGGAGATTATTGATGTGGTGACACTCATCCCTTAAAGTTGATGGAATCTGTTAGTTTTCCTCTTGGTTTGGGATTTGATCTCAAATTTCCTTTTAGACTTTGAATTAGGTTTTTTGACACCAACTTGAACTTGTTTTTTGGGTGCCAACATAgtcatcctatatatataaaggacaTGATTCCTTTTGTTCAGGGTATTACATACAGAGCCGCacagaagaggaagagaaagagtgAGCTGTTGTGTGTGATGTCACCATATATGCTATGTTGTAAGCTCACTAAAATACTCCCCAATGTGTCAATCCATTTGTGCATTTTGTCAGGTTCCCGTACGtcatcaaacaaacaaacaaagaaaaaaacatgtaGAGAGGTTCCATTTGAATTGATAAATTCGTATGCTTTGATTTACTAAAATTGATTTACACTATTTGCTTCAGAATTACATGGACCTATATTGTTTTATTCATCGGTTCTAATTAACAAAATCAGAGTTTACACAAGGGTTCCACCCTTCACAAACTCGGTGAAGGCGAGTGCAACCAAACCCAACATGGCAAACCTCCCATTCCACATCTCAGCATCTGAAGTCATAAACCCTTCTGACTTGGACTCCACGCTCACCCCTTTGAACAAAGGAATCAGAGATGCAAATG
This window encodes:
- the LOC132178664 gene encoding early light-induced protein, chloroplastic-like isoform X1; its protein translation is MMITSAAMQSYLATPVTRLATGSRVNQFLPSTYVRRLPRNATVRVRSMAEEDKQEQPTPVAATPPPIPQAPLKPKQVSTKFSDVLAFSGPAPERINGRLAMVGFVAAMAVELSRGQDVFAQISNGGIPWFVGTTIVLSFASLIPLFKGVSVESKSKGFMTSDAEMWNGRFAMLGLVALAFTEYVKGGTLV
- the LOC132178664 gene encoding early light-induced protein, chloroplastic-like isoform X2; the encoded protein is MMITSAAMQSYLATPVTRLATGSRVNQFLPSTYVRRLPRNATVRVRSMAEEDKQEQPTPVAATPPPIPQAPLKPKVSTKFSDVLAFSGPAPERINGRLAMVGFVAAMAVELSRGQDVFAQISNGGIPWFVGTTIVLSFASLIPLFKGVSVESKSKGFMTSDAEMWNGRFAMLGLVALAFTEYVKGGTLV